The segment TTAAGGTCGGTGTATGTGATAAGTGTGTTCCGAGAGTTTCTTAGCCCCATCAAACGGAACCAACTTCTGCTCATTGTAGTTGGCTTTATAGGGGCAGTCTTTTCTGGGTATCTATTTGTGAGCGCGTTATTTGCGCCAGATAGCGGGATATCAGGTGAATTAATATTCGCAATAATATTTTATATGCTCCTTTTAGGTTTGCTCGTCAGATGCCGGACTTGGAGGCGGAATCAAAATAGCGAATAACCATGGATGCCGAAAACATCGAATTTAGCGTCTTGGACCTTCTAAGTGTTGTATTTGGAGGTATCGGTGCTGGCATGGGTGCCGCCTTAAATTTTATATCCGCACCCCTTCCTGGGTTTTTCTCGGTTTCACTAATCGGAGCCATTGCTGTGCTACTGACTGTTTTATCACTGCTACTACAAGCTGTCTCAATTGGGGAACCAGAAGAAGAGGGAGAAACCATAGAAGTTCCAGTATCTGTCTATAACAGTCACTTGACTAGTACTCAGAAAGCAGGATATTATGAGGGACGATATGAGGGCTCCCGAGAGCAAGAAAAAACGATTGGTCGAAAAGTTCTCTCCCGAGAAAACCACCGTATTGACAAATACGGGAACACTATTGAAAACAGAACACTGGACGAATTTCTTGATGAGGGTGGCAACAAAGAAAAGACAGAAGAGGAGAACGATGAGCAGAGTGAGGAGAGTACGGAATATCCTCCGCAAGTCAAAGAAAAGGTAAGAAAAATTGAAGAAGAAGTACTGGAATACGAGTAACAGAAAGCCACTAACGTAAGACAAATCATCGATTTCAGTGTGATAAAAGAAAGATGTACACATCAAATAGCAAGTAAAGGAAATCAACAGTTGTGGTTCATTGACGACCGTTATGCCCTCTACCTTCGAGGCTTCCCCACTCATGACTACGCCCTTCGTCGATTCTCCCAGCCACTATTTGTGATGACCGGGACTACTTCCGAAATCGCTGTGCTATGTAGGGGTGCGAAATTGAATCCACTTCATTAGCACTGGTTCCCATGTTTCGTTCAGTTCCTGCGGAACCGGAAAACTGCAAGAAGTAACGCCGAACGTGTATGCGCCGACCGGGAATTGAACCCGGGCTATGAGCTTGGGAAGCTCATGTCCTACCACTAGACCACCGGCGCATTGCGCTCACTTCGCTCGCTTATGCGCCGAGGCTCGAAAACGCGTCGCGTTTTCTCACCACCGGCGCTTCGCAACTCCGTTCGTGTGTTCTTCCGGACGATACTTCAACGTAGCGCTTCAGTCCAATCCTGTCCTCCGCGCAGGCGTGCCCATCCGTCCAGAAATTGCGCCTTGACGCACGTCTTTTAATCGTCGCCTCCCTACGCTCTTGCATGATAGACCTGCGACTGTCGGAGTCGGAACTCGAAGTGCGCCGGGACCACCTCGTCCAGTTTATCCGCGAGACGGCCTCGTCGGCCGGGACCGACCGGGCGGTCCTCGGTCTCTCGGGGGGCATCGACAGCACGCTCACGGCCTACCTCGCCGTCGAGGCGCTGGGCGAGGAGAACCTCCACGGACTGGTGATGCCGGGCGAGGTCAGCCGCGAGGACAACATGAGCGACGCCGAGTGGGTCGCACAGGAGTTGGAGATTCCCTACGACGTGTTCGAGATAAACCCCATCGTGAACGAGTTTCTGAATACGTACTCCGAAGCGGAAGACGACCGCGTGGCGGTCGGCAACGCCCGCGCTCGGACGCGTGCCGTCCTGAACTACCTCGTCGCCAACCACGAGGACGCGCTGGTGTTGGGCACCGGCAACCGGAGCGAGGCGCTGGTCGGCTACTTCACGAAGTACGGCGACGGCGCGGTGGACTGTCACCCACTCGGGAACCTCTACAAGCAACAGGTCCGCCAGTTGGCGTCTCACGTCGGCGTCCCCGACGAGTTCGTCGAGAAGCCCGCGACCGCCGGACTCTGGGCGGGCCAGACCGACGAGGAGGAGATGGGCATCGGCTACGACACGCTCGACGCCATCCTCGCGCTCCACGTCGACGGTCCCCTCTCGGTCGCCGCGACCGCCCGCGAACTCGACGACGTGACCGACGAGCAGGTCCGGACGGTCAGAGAGATGTACGAGCGCAGCGCGCACAAGCGCGACGTGCCGCCCGCGCCCGAACCGCTCGACTGAGCGGACTCAGTTCCCGGACGCGTTCGCGACGATGCGAATCTCGTCGCCCCTCCGGAGGACGTACTCGGTCGGAGCCACCGACTCGCCGTTCACCGTCACGGTCGCGGTCTCGCCCGCGTCGTCGCCGTAGGTCGTCCCCCGATAGGCGACGGTGCCGTTGGTCACGTCGATGCCGAGCGTCTGCATCGCCCACGCGAGCGTCACCTCCTCGGCGTGGACGTGCCAGCGCTGGCCCTCGCCGTTCTCGAAGTGGAAGGCGTCGGCCTGTAGCTGGAACCGCTGACGACCGAAGTCGAGTTGCTGGCCGCCGATGGTGGCCTCGATGGTCCCGTGGTAGTGGACCGACCCCACCGCCTGCGGTCGGGTGAGACCGCTCGCGTCGGCCGCGCCGCTCGCGTCGTCTGACGCGCCAGCGCCGCCCGCGCCGCCCCCGGAGAAGAACAGCAAGTACGCCAGCAGGACGCCGATAGCCAACGCGCCGACCGCGCCGCCGTACATCGCCATCGTCGGCCCCTCGTCGTCGAATCGCAGACTCTCGACGCGGCGCTGTTCTATCGGTCCGAGGTCGTCGCCGTGTTCGTCTCCGAGGTGGTGCAGATACGCCTCCTCGTCCTCGAAAGTCGCGCCACAGTGGTCGCACTGCTCGCGTTCTCTCGGCCGGTCTCCGGCGTCTGACTCCTCGCCCATGGGACCCGAGTACGCGCCGGAAGCATTCAACCTTTGCGCCGGGCGGAACCGCGTCGCCAGCGCGTCGCGCTCTCGTCGCGACCGGGCGGTCGAGTCGCGTCCGGGTGGTCGAGTCGCGTCCGGAGCAACTTGTGGCCGGGCGGTCGATTTCGCTTCGAGGAGGGATAGATGCCCGCGTTCCGTCACGGGGTTTATCACCGTCCGAACCGTAGCGGAAGCTGAATGGGTTCGACCGACCCGCCCGCCGACGGTCCATCGCTGGAGCGACTCAGTGCCGTATTTCGCGTCTACGAAGCCCGCCGCGACGGCGACCGGCTGGTGTACTACGGCGAACCGCTGGTCTCTCGCGAGCGACTGCTCGAAGCCGCGTGGCCGCTCTTTCGCGAACACGGCTACGAAGTCCAACTGACCACCGAGACCGGCGAGTACGTCCTCGTCGCCGAACCGACCGACAACAGCATCGACGGAATTCCGTGGACGAACGTCGTCCTCTTCGTGCTGACGGTCCTCTCGACGCTGTACGCCGGTCGGGCGTGGTACCACATCGACCCGGCGACGCTCGGCCAGAATCCGCTGGCGATTCTCCGGGCGTGGCCGTTCACCGCCGCGGTCGTCGGCGTCCTGCTGACTCACGAACTCGGCCACTACGTCATGACGCGGTATCACGGCGTGGACGCCACCTTACCGTACTTCATCCCGATGCCCTCGCTCATCGGGACGATGGGCGCGGTCATCCGGATGAAAGGCCAGATGCCCGACCGCGAGGCGCTGTTCGACATCGGCGTCGCCGGACCGCTCGCGGGGCTGGCAGCGACTATCGTCGTGACCGCAATCGGTCTCTCGCTCCCGCCCGAGACGGTCCCGCCGGAGATGATGACCGGACCGAACGTCATCCAGATAGAGTTCGGCTACCCGCCGCTGTTGCAGTTCATCGCGGCGCTCCTCGGCGAACCGACGACCTACCCCGCGGGCCAGTCGGTCAACCCGGTCGTCATCGGCGGCTGGGTCGGGATGTTCATCACCTTCCTCAACCTCATCCCGGCGGGGCAACTCGACGGCGGCCACATCGTCCGGGCCATCGTCGGCGAGCAACAGGAGCGCATCGCCGCGCTGGTCCCGGTCGCGCTCTTCGGTCTCGCGGCCTACGTCTTCTACGTCGAGGAGGTCAGCAACGCCTCGGTCCTGTGGGTCGTCTGGGGCCTGCTGGCGACCTACGTCGCGTACGTCGGCCCGGCCAACCCCATCGACGACGAGGGGTTGGACAGCAAGCGCAAGGCGGTCGGCATCCTGACGTTCGTACTGGGGATTCTGTGCTTCACGCCGGTTCCAATCGAGATAATTACGTGAGGTACTGATTTCGGGTTTTCATTGGTTTTCGCCTTCCGAAGATATATCTCTTCCAAAGGTTTATGTTGTAAGCGTTGTAAGGATGGCACGTACTTACAGCGTTTGGAATTGCTAAGATGTTATTTGGCATGAAACCGCTGTAAGGCGGGCCGAAAGGCCAAACTTCGACCCATGAACATAGCAATCCCGATGGCACACAACGGCTTCGACGTTCCGCAGAACAAGGGTGATGCAGATGTCTGCTGACAAACGCATCCCCACCACTGAAGAAACATGGAAAGAGTTGCACGAATTGAAGGAGCCCGGACAGACCTTCGACGAACTCCTGACGGACCTCATTCAGGAGCATCGAGAGCGTCAACTTGCAGAGCGAGCGCGCGAGGTCCGCGAAGCGGACCGGGAGGAGTTGACGAGCCTCGATGAGCTACGAAGTGCTACTGAGTGAAGAAGCGAGAGACTTCTTCACAGCTCTTGACGAGAAAAGCCAGCGAATCTGTACCGAGACGCTCGGCTACCTCGAAGAGAATCCGTATCCGGGACGCGGGCAGGGCGACAAAAAGAAACTGAAGGCTCAAGACGAAGAAATCTACCGGATACACGTCGGCCGGTCGTACACAGCGTTCTACGTCGTATTAGAGGAACAGAAAGAAGTGCGCGTCACCGATTTGCTGGACATCGGTGACGCTCACAAAGAGTATCGCCGGTAAGCAACCATTTTCGGGGTTTTACAATGTTATACCCCGGCAGATAATTCCGACTACCTTTTGCCGTGCGTGTACCCGCGGTCCGGTAACTCCTCGGCGTCCATCCGGACGCCCGACTGCGACTCGGTAACCTCGCCAATCACCGAAATTGGCGTCGGCGATTCGGTCCGAATCGCCGACAGGTCCTCCTCGGGCGCGGTGAACACCAACTCGAAGTCCTCACCGAAGAAGACCGCCAACTCCCGAATCTCGGCTTCTCCGTCGGCCACCTCGCGGACCGCCGAATCGACCGGGAGCGCGTCGCTCGATACCGAGAATCCGCAGTCGCTCGCCTCCGCGAGTTGGTGGAGGGACCGCGCGAGGCCGTCGCTCGAATCCATCATCGCGGTGGCGTGCGGGGCGAGTTTGCGGCCCGCCGCGACCCGCGGCTGGAAGCGGAACAGGTCGTTGGCGCGCTCGGTGGCGTCGGTCTCGGTCGCACCGCGCTCGAACAGTCGGAGCGCCGCGCCGGTGCGCCCGAGCGTGCCCGTCACGCAGACGACCTCGCCCGGACTCGCGCCCGAGCGAGCAATCGGGTCTTCGGTCCGGCCGAGCGCGGTGGTCGCGGCGGTGAACTCCCGGCTCTCGTCCAAGTCGCCGCCGACGTACTCCGCGCCGACCGCCTCGCACACGTCGCTCGCGCCCGCGACGAACGATTCGAGGGCGGTCTCCTCGAACTCGGGCGCGGCGTAGACCGCGACCGCGGCGGTGGCCTCCGCACCCATCGCGGCCACGTCCGACAGCGACGCGCCGACCGACCGCCAGCCAGCGGTGTACCGAGTGGTCCCGGTCGGGAAGTCGGTCGTCTCGTGGAGCATGTCGGTGGTCAGGACCTGTCCGTCCACGACCGCCGCGTCGTCGCCCGCGTGAGGGAGTCTGTCGCCCAGAAGCGACAGTGCGGCCCGCTCGTCCATGCAGTCGAGTTGTCGGTCGGGGGTGAAAGGGCTGTGGTCTCGGCGTCGGGGACCGGTCCAGCGCCACCCCGCGTGAACGTCTCACGCACTCTCGGGGCCGTCTCCGGTGGCTTCAAGCCGCGGCCGGTCGTCGGATAGGTCGATGGACGTAGATTTCGGGGACGCGCGCTCGATACTCGTCGGATTCGGCGCGGGAGTCGTCGTCCTGCTGGCGCTGTACGCGGTCGTCGGACTGGAGGAGGTCCTGTCGGCGCTCTCGCGGGCCGACCCCGCCATCTTCGCGGCGGTCTGTGTCGTGTCGGTCGGTTGGCTGTTCGCGTGGGGGCTGGCGCTCCGGACCGTCCTCGCGGTCGTCGCGGTGAAGGTGTCGGTCTGGCGGGCGTTCCTCCTGCTCTCTGGCGCGACGTTCGCCAACAACGTCACGCCGTTCGGACAGGCCGGGGGCGAGCCGTTCAGCGCCCTCCTCGTCTCGCGCTCGACCGGAACCGAGTACGAGAACGGTCTCGCGGTCGTCGCCAGCGTGGACACGCTCAACTTCGTGCCCTCCATCTCGTTCGCGCTGTTGGGCGTCGGCTACTACGCCACGCGGTTCACCGTCGGCGACAGGATGGAACTGGCGGCCGCGGCGCTCCTCGGACTTGCGCTGGCGGTCCCGACGGTCGCCTACCTCGGGTGGCGCAATCGCCACCGCGTCTCGGACCTCGTGGTTCGGGTCGCGGTCCCCGCGGGCCGACTCGTCGGCCGGGTCGTCCCCGCGCTCGACCCGCCGGGGGAGTCGCAGGTCCGCGAACGCATCGGGGGCTTTTTCGCCGCGCTGGAGCGCGTCGCGGGCGACCACCACCAACTCGCGCTCGCGATGTCGTTCTCGGCGCTCGGGTGGCTCCTGCTGTCGGTGTCGCTGTGGCTCTCGCTGGGCGCGCTCGGTTACTGGGTCCCGTTCGCGGCCGCGCTGTTCATCGTCCCGCTCGGGAGCGTCGCCAGCGTGACGCCGCTTCCGGGCGGTCTCGGCGGCGTCGAGGCCGCGCTCGTCTTACTCATCGTGCCGATTACGGGCGTGGACGCCGGGACCGCGGCGGCCGCGGCGGTCCTCCATCGCGGGGCGACCTACGTGTTGCCGATTCTCCTCGGGGGAAGCGCGACTGCGATGTTAGAAGCCGACAACGTCCACAAATCGGCCAGCGACTGAGGCGAGTTCCGACTCGCCGGTACACCGGGGTCGCCGACGGCACGGAACGATGCTTTTAAACGCCGCGGACGGGAATTCGTGGGTATGACGACGCTCTACGACGTTCCCGCGGACGACCTCATCGACGCGGTCGCCGCGAAACTGGAGGACCGAATCGACGAACCCGACTGGGCCCAGTACGCCACGACTGGCGAGAGCAAGGAACTACCCCCCGAACAGGACGACTTCTGGTACCGGCGAGCCGCCAGCGTACTCCGGAAGGTCGCCACCGACGGCCCCATCGGCGTCGAACGCCTCTCGACGCAGTACGGCGACAAGAAGGGCGGGTCGAACCGCTATCAGGTCGCACCCGAACACCGCTCGGACGGGAGTCGGAACATCATCCGGACCATCCTCCAGCAACTCGAAGACGAGGACCTCGTGGACACCGAAGGCAGTGCTGGCCGCATCGTGACCGGCGACGGTCGGAGTCTGCTGGACGATACGGCGGGCGAGGTCATGCAGGACCTCGACCGGCCGGAACTCGAACGCTACGCGTAATCGACCACGAACACTTTTCGAGCGCGGACCGACGACGACCAGCGGCTGGCGTCGTCGCTCCGTAATCATTTTTGGCCGCGGGCGTTTACTACGAGACAACACATGAGCGACCAGCCCGACGACGAGCGACTCGAAGAACTGCGCAAACAGAAGATGCAGGAGATGCAGGAGCAGGGCGACCAGAACGAGGCCCAAGAGCAGGCCCAACAGCAGGCCGACGCCCAGAAGCAGGCGATGCTCCGCAAGCACCTCACCGACGGCGCGCGCAAGCGACTCAACTCCGTCCGGATGAGCAAACCCGACTTCGCCGACCAAGTGGAGCGACAGGTCCTCGCGCTCGCCCAGAGCGGCCGCGTCAGCGGCAAGATAGACGAGGACAAGATGAAGGAACTCCTCCGGGAACTCAAGCCCGACTCCAAGAGCTTCAACATCCGGCGGCGCTGAGATGGACCTCGGGCTACTCTACAGCGGCGGGAAAGACTCGACGCTCGCCGCGCTCCTGCTCGAAGACTTCTACGACGTGACGCTGGTCACGGCCACGTTCGGCGTCGCCGACGCGTGGGACCACGCGCGCCGGACCGCCGAGGAGTTAGGCTTCGAGTTCGAGACCGTCGAGTTGGACGACGAGGTGGCCGCCGAAGCGGTCGAGCAGATGGTCGCGGACGGCTACCCCCGCAACGGCATCCAGCAGGTCCACCTCCACGCGCTGGAACGAGTCGCCGAGTTGGACTTCGACGCAGTGGCCGACGGCACCCGGCGCGACGACCGGGTCCCCTCCGTCTCGCGGGCGCAGGCCCAGAGCCTCGAAGACCGCCACGGCATCGACTACATCGTCCCGCTGGCGGGGTTCGGTCGCGGGGCCGTCGATTCGCTCGTCGAGGAGACCCTCGACGTGACGACCGGTCCGAGCGAGGAGATTCCGAAGGCCGACTACGAGGCGGAACTCCGCGACCTGCTGGCTACTGAACACGGCGACGAGGCCGTCGCCGAGGTGTTCCCCGACCACACCCAGACGTACGTGACCAGTCTGAGCTGAGATATCGGCACGTCTCGACTCGCTCGTTTCGCGTCTCGATTCGGCTCGTTTCGCGTCGCAGTCGCTCGTCCGGCAAGCGCGGCGCGAAGTAAAAGCTTCAAGCGCGCGGTCGCCCAACGCTTTCCCATGTACGACCGCATCAAGGGCTTTCGGGACTTCTACCCCGGCGAGATGGGCGCGCGCCGCGAGACGTTCGACACCGTCGAGGAGACCGCGCGCCGGTACGGCTTCCGGGAGATCGGGACGCCCGCGCTGGAGCGCACGCAGATGTACGTGGACAAGAGCGGCGAAGAGATAGTCGAGGAACTCTACAGCTTCGAGGACCAAGGCGGCCGGGACGTGGCGCTGACGCCGGAACTCACGCCGACGGTCGCCCGGATGGTCGTGGCGAAACAGCAGGAGCTATCCAAGCCCATCAAGTGGTTCTCGACCCGCCCGTTCTGGCGCTACGAGGAGCCCCAGAGCGGCCGCAAGCGCGAGTTCTACCAGACTAACGTGGACATCTTCGGCTCGTCGGAACCGGAGTCGGACGCCGAACTGCTGGCGTGCGCGGCCGACGCGCTCACGGGGCTGGGTCTCACAAGCGAGGACTTCGAGTTCCGGGTCAGCCACCGCGACATTTTGGGCGGTCTGCTGGAGGCGTTCGACGCCGACGTGGACACCGAAGCCGCGATTCGCGCGGTGGACAAAAACGAGAAGGTCGGCGAGGACGAGTTCTACGGACTGCTTTCGGACGCCGGACTCTCCTACGAGCAGGCCCGCGAGTTCGACGACCTGCTGGACACGCCCGAAGACGAGTTGGACGACCTCGTGGCGTTCGCCGAAACCGAGCGCGTCGAGGAGGCCGTCGCCAACCTGACCGAAGTGCTGGACGCGGCCGCCGACTTCGGCGCGCGCGAGTACTGCACGCTCTCGCTGGACACCGCGCGCGGCCTCGACTACTACACCGGCGTCGTCTTCGAATGCTTCGACTCGACGGGCGACGTGAACCGCTCTATCTTCGGCGGCGGGCGCTACGACGACCTCATCGAGGGCTTCGGCGGCCAGCCCACGCCCGCGGTCGGGTTCGCGGTCGGCGACGCGACGCTCTCGCTTCTCCTCCAGCGTGCTGGCGTCTGGCCCGACGAGGAGCTTTCGACGGACTACTACGTCCTGCAAGTCGGTGACACCCGCGACGTGGCGGCCGAGGTCACGCGCGACCTCCGGGGCGAGGGCCACGTGGTCGAGACCGACGTGTCGGGCCGGAGCTTCGGCGCGCAGTTGGACTACGCCGACTCCATCGGGGCGGAGACGGTCGTCATCGTCGGCGAGCAGGACCTCGCCGACGGGAACGTGACGGTCAAGGACATGACCTCGGGCGACCAGACGCAGGTACCCGTCGAGGAGTTCCCGCCCGAAGACGTGTCGCGGCCGACCTACGACGACTTCGAGTAGCCCCTCGGTCCAATCTTTTTGGTACCGTCCCACATACCATCAAACATGCAACGGCGTTCGATGCGCTTCGAGAAGACGACGCTCCTCGCGGCGCTCTCGGTACTCACGTTCGGCCTCACGGCCTTCTTCGCGGTGGTGGGACTGGAACTCCTCGTACCGACGACGTTCGTCCTCGGGTTCTTCGTCGTGGTCCCGCTGGTCGCGTTGCTCGGCGACGCGCTCCCGATGGTTGAGAGCGAGACCGACCGCGTAGTCGCCGAACAGGAACCGACCGGCGACGGACCGATAGACGAACTCCGCGAGCGGTACGCGCGGGGCGAGTTCACCGACGAGGAGTTCGAGCGACGGCTCGAACGACTGTTGGAGACCGAAGACACGGAGGCGAGCCGGAGCCGCGAGCGGGTCTTCGACCGGGAGTAGAAACGGATAGCTGAACAACTAAATACGGAAGATTCGAAGAACGCCGTATGGTTCAAGTCGGCCTCGGAACACTTTTCGGGATCGGAATAACCGTTTTAGTAGCGGCACTGGGAGTTCTCTATAAGCTGTCGGTAAACCTTCTCTCGGTATCGAAGAACATTTCGAACTTGAATAATAGCCTAGGGATTAAGCTAGACGAACTCAATGAGAGTGTGAATGGCATGAGCACCGAACTCCGCCGTATCTCCGAGACGACGGCCCAAATTGAGACGAGATTGGACTCCAGAAGTGCATCGAACTACGAACCTAGCCGCTCCGGAACTGGAGAAGCCAGAAGAGAGTCCGACTTTTCCCGAGATGAAAACAGGAATCACTCGAATTCAGATGGGAACCGTACCAATATCGAGGGAGAATACACATTATCCGAAACAGGTGTCACAATCGACCTTGAACGTCGTTTTCTGCCTACAACTACCGGCAGTGGACGATACACCATTGATATCGAATTCCAATCAGATATTCTGGTCAATACTGAGCGACTCGTTGATGATATTGCCGTCCTAATCCGTGGGTTCGGATACTCGCCCGAAATCAGGGAAGATACCTCGAACGGGAATACCGTTGTGAGCGTTGCTTTATACACGTTCGATGGGGAAGCCGTCGATGAATGGATGAAGGCGACTCTCCGCCTACTCGACAATGAAATGTACTACAAATCTATTGACATAGAAAGTGGAAACAATGATGAATACGTAGATGCTGACTTCGAGAACGTAGAAGAAGCTGATATCGACATTGAAGAGAATCAAAAAGATGAAAACGACAGCTAATCGCTGTAGGGCGACACGAAATCATATCAGGAGTGGTAAACCCGATACACCGTGGAACAACGCATGATTGCATTCCGAATCGCCTACGACGGCCGCCCGTTCCACGGCTTCCAGCGCCAGCCGGACGTGCCAACCGTCGAGGAGGCCGTCTTCGACGCGGCGAACGCGCTGGGCGTCGCCGACGGGAAGCCCGAGGGCTACGCCGCGGCGGGGCGGACCGACGCTGGCGTCTCGGCGGTGGCCCAGACCGTCGCGTTCGAGTGTCCCGACTGGCTGACGCCCGCCGCGCTGAACAGCGAACTCCCCGCGAGCGTCCGGGCGTGGGCGAGCGCCGACGCGCCCGACGACTTCCACGCGACCCACGACGCCGCCTCGCGGGCGTACCGCTATCACTGTTACGCGCCCGACGCCGACCTCGCGCGGGCCGAGGAGGCCCTCGCGCGACTCGCCGGGCGGAACGACTTCCACAACCTGACCCCCGACGACGAGAACACGGTCCGGGAGTTGCGGGCCGAGGTCCACCGCGACGGCGACTACCTCGTCTTCGACCTGCGCGCTAGCGGGTTCGTCCGCGAGATGGTCCGCCGAGTGGTCTCGCTGGTCCGGGGGGTGGCGACCGGCGACGCGAAGTTGGCGAAGGTGGGGCGCGTGTTGGGACCGGAGCAAATCGACGGGCCGCAGGGCGTCGCGCCCGCTCCGGCCTATCCGTTGGTGATGGTGGACGCCGAGTATCCGATGCTGACGTTCTCGGTGGACGACGAGGCCGCCGCGAGCGCCCGCGAGATTTTCGAGGGACTGCGCGAGGAGCGCGCCACGCGAACCCGCGTGGCCAGCGAAGTCGTGGAGCGGACGCGACTTTCGGAGCCGTAGCATAAGTCGGGTTTCGTACTCCGGGTTCGACCACCGTCGAGTAACGACGGATTTCGGCGAGAGTATCGAAGCGCCGTCGGCGAAGTATCGAACGTTCGCTCCGGCGTAACTCTCGCCCGGAAAAGTAAGCTCGGTTTAAGAATCCCGGTGGCAATTAGCGTTATTAGCGCCGCCGCCGAAACGTCGAACGGCGATAGGGAGTGCTATCCCATGGCACCACCATTTCGGATACTGCACTCCTATCGTCGTTCTTGACGAACGGTCGGTGCGACCGTCAGTCCCAACTTTCGGGCCAGATACCCGCCGCCTTCATGCCCTCCTCGTAGTCGCCCGAGCGCAGGTTCCCGGCGACCGATTCGGCGCTCGGTCGCGGAATCCCGTCGCGGGCCGCGATTTCTCGCACCAACAGCGCGACCAGCATCGCGTGTTCGCG is part of the Halorussus salinus genome and harbors:
- a CDS encoding site-2 protease family protein; protein product: MGSTDPPADGPSLERLSAVFRVYEARRDGDRLVYYGEPLVSRERLLEAAWPLFREHGYEVQLTTETGEYVLVAEPTDNSIDGIPWTNVVLFVLTVLSTLYAGRAWYHIDPATLGQNPLAILRAWPFTAAVVGVLLTHELGHYVMTRYHGVDATLPYFIPMPSLIGTMGAVIRMKGQMPDREALFDIGVAGPLAGLAATIVVTAIGLSLPPETVPPEMMTGPNVIQIEFGYPPLLQFIAALLGEPTTYPAGQSVNPVVIGGWVGMFITFLNLIPAGQLDGGHIVRAIVGEQQERIAALVPVALFGLAAYVFYVEEVSNASVLWVVWGLLATYVAYVGPANPIDDEGLDSKRKAVGILTFVLGILCFTPVPIEIIT
- a CDS encoding lysylphosphatidylglycerol synthase transmembrane domain-containing protein, with the translated sequence MDVDFGDARSILVGFGAGVVVLLALYAVVGLEEVLSALSRADPAIFAAVCVVSVGWLFAWGLALRTVLAVVAVKVSVWRAFLLLSGATFANNVTPFGQAGGEPFSALLVSRSTGTEYENGLAVVASVDTLNFVPSISFALLGVGYYATRFTVGDRMELAAAALLGLALAVPTVAYLGWRNRHRVSDLVVRVAVPAGRLVGRVVPALDPPGESQVRERIGGFFAALERVAGDHHQLALAMSFSALGWLLLSVSLWLSLGALGYWVPFAAALFIVPLGSVASVTPLPGGLGGVEAALVLLIVPITGVDAGTAAAAAVLHRGATYVLPILLGGSATAMLEADNVHKSASD
- a CDS encoding DNA-binding protein, which produces MSDQPDDERLEELRKQKMQEMQEQGDQNEAQEQAQQQADAQKQAMLRKHLTDGARKRLNSVRMSKPDFADQVERQVLALAQSGRVSGKIDEDKMKELLRELKPDSKSFNIRRR
- the hisS gene encoding histidine--tRNA ligase codes for the protein MYDRIKGFRDFYPGEMGARRETFDTVEETARRYGFREIGTPALERTQMYVDKSGEEIVEELYSFEDQGGRDVALTPELTPTVARMVVAKQQELSKPIKWFSTRPFWRYEEPQSGRKREFYQTNVDIFGSSEPESDAELLACAADALTGLGLTSEDFEFRVSHRDILGGLLEAFDADVDTEAAIRAVDKNEKVGEDEFYGLLSDAGLSYEQAREFDDLLDTPEDELDDLVAFAETERVEEAVANLTEVLDAAADFGAREYCTLSLDTARGLDYYTGVVFECFDSTGDVNRSIFGGGRYDDLIEGFGGQPTPAVGFAVGDATLSLLLQRAGVWPDEELSTDYYVLQVGDTRDVAAEVTRDLRGEGHVVETDVSGRSFGAQLDYADSIGAETVVIVGEQDLADGNVTVKDMTSGDQTQVPVEEFPPEDVSRPTYDDFE
- the truA gene encoding tRNA pseudouridine(38-40) synthase TruA; translation: MIAFRIAYDGRPFHGFQRQPDVPTVEEAVFDAANALGVADGKPEGYAAAGRTDAGVSAVAQTVAFECPDWLTPAALNSELPASVRAWASADAPDDFHATHDAASRAYRYHCYAPDADLARAEEALARLAGRNDFHNLTPDDENTVRELRAEVHRDGDYLVFDLRASGFVREMVRRVVSLVRGVATGDAKLAKVGRVLGPEQIDGPQGVAPAPAYPLVMVDAEYPMLTFSVDDEAAASAREIFEGLREERATRTRVASEVVERTRLSEP
- a CDS encoding SHOCT domain-containing protein, giving the protein MQRRSMRFEKTTLLAALSVLTFGLTAFFAVVGLELLVPTTFVLGFFVVVPLVALLGDALPMVESETDRVVAEQEPTGDGPIDELRERYARGEFTDEEFERRLERLLETEDTEASRSRERVFDRE
- a CDS encoding 30S ribosomal protein S19e, which encodes MTTLYDVPADDLIDAVAAKLEDRIDEPDWAQYATTGESKELPPEQDDFWYRRAASVLRKVATDGPIGVERLSTQYGDKKGGSNRYQVAPEHRSDGSRNIIRTILQQLEDEDLVDTEGSAGRIVTGDGRSLLDDTAGEVMQDLDRPELERYA
- a CDS encoding DUF7411 family protein gives rise to the protein MDLGLLYSGGKDSTLAALLLEDFYDVTLVTATFGVADAWDHARRTAEELGFEFETVELDDEVAAEAVEQMVADGYPRNGIQQVHLHALERVAELDFDAVADGTRRDDRVPSVSRAQAQSLEDRHGIDYIVPLAGFGRGAVDSLVEETLDVTTGPSEEIPKADYEAELRDLLATEHGDEAVAEVFPDHTQTYVTSLS
- a CDS encoding type II toxin-antitoxin system RelE family toxin — its product is MSYEVLLSEEARDFFTALDEKSQRICTETLGYLEENPYPGRGQGDKKKLKAQDEEIYRIHVGRSYTAFYVVLEEQKEVRVTDLLDIGDAHKEYRR
- a CDS encoding NAD+ synthase; protein product: MIDLRLSESELEVRRDHLVQFIRETASSAGTDRAVLGLSGGIDSTLTAYLAVEALGEENLHGLVMPGEVSREDNMSDAEWVAQELEIPYDVFEINPIVNEFLNTYSEAEDDRVAVGNARARTRAVLNYLVANHEDALVLGTGNRSEALVGYFTKYGDGAVDCHPLGNLYKQQVRQLASHVGVPDEFVEKPATAGLWAGQTDEEEMGIGYDTLDAILALHVDGPLSVAATARELDDVTDEQVRTVREMYERSAHKRDVPPAPEPLD
- the thiL gene encoding thiamine-phosphate kinase, encoding MDERAALSLLGDRLPHAGDDAAVVDGQVLTTDMLHETTDFPTGTTRYTAGWRSVGASLSDVAAMGAEATAAVAVYAAPEFEETALESFVAGASDVCEAVGAEYVGGDLDESREFTAATTALGRTEDPIARSGASPGEVVCVTGTLGRTGAALRLFERGATETDATERANDLFRFQPRVAAGRKLAPHATAMMDSSDGLARSLHQLAEASDCGFSVSSDALPVDSAVREVADGEAEIRELAVFFGEDFELVFTAPEEDLSAIRTESPTPISVIGEVTESQSGVRMDAEELPDRGYTHGKR